In Deinococcus sp. KNUC1210, a single genomic region encodes these proteins:
- a CDS encoding aldo/keto reductase, which yields MLEREFGTSGLRVGILGFGAGHIGGPQMSEDEAGTLLNRAVDLGLTLIDTARGYGLSEERIGRHLSWRRGDFVLSSKGGYDVEGTQDWTPQNIRLGIERALRVMRTDYLDVFHLHSCPLDVLQRDDLLGALDEVRQAGQIRVAAYSGENEALAWAVQSGRFGSVQTSVNIADQWSLHHVLPDAARLGLGVIGKRPVANMAWTYPTRPVGEYAETYWERLQALGLEAGDLDFSELALRFSAYAPGVSSVIVGTGRLENLERNAATLQQGPLPAETLTAIEAAWAEHGQDWGGEV from the coding sequence ATGCTGGAACGTGAGTTCGGAACGTCGGGCCTCCGGGTGGGAATTCTCGGCTTCGGGGCGGGGCACATTGGCGGCCCACAGATGAGTGAGGACGAGGCGGGCACGCTGCTCAACCGCGCCGTCGACTTGGGCCTGACGCTGATCGATACGGCGCGGGGGTACGGTCTGTCCGAAGAGCGCATCGGGCGGCATCTGAGCTGGCGGCGCGGTGATTTCGTCCTGTCGAGCAAGGGTGGCTATGACGTGGAGGGAACGCAGGACTGGACGCCTCAGAACATCCGTCTGGGCATCGAACGTGCGCTGCGTGTCATGCGAACCGATTATCTGGACGTGTTTCATCTGCACAGTTGCCCGCTGGACGTGCTGCAACGGGACGACCTGCTGGGCGCGCTCGATGAAGTGCGGCAGGCGGGCCAGATCCGGGTGGCGGCCTACAGCGGAGAAAACGAGGCGCTCGCCTGGGCGGTCCAGTCCGGGCGCTTCGGCAGCGTGCAGACCAGCGTGAACATCGCCGATCAGTGGAGCCTGCATCACGTCCTGCCGGATGCGGCGCGGCTGGGCCTGGGGGTGATCGGAAAGCGTCCGGTGGCGAACATGGCCTGGACGTACCCGACGCGTCCGGTAGGCGAGTACGCCGAAACGTACTGGGAACGGCTTCAGGCGCTTGGACTGGAGGCGGGCGATCTCGACTTCAGCGAACTGGCCCTGCGGTTCTCGGCCTATGCACCGGGCGTCAGCAGCGTGATCGTCGGAACGGGTCGGCTGGAGAATCTGGAGCGGAATGCAGCCACCTTACAGCAGGGGCCACTGCCTGCCGAGACGCTGACTGCCATTGAAGCGGCCTGGGCAGAGCACGGGCAGGACTGGGGCGGAGAGGTCTGA
- the cphA gene encoding cyanophycin synthetase — MLRFMLDLKELEAYPTSRLPGFTERIIELLPTLQSHGCSYGEPGGLIRRMQQGTWLGHVTEHVALELQSLAGTPVTYGKTRSVRGRPGVYNVIYRYQEERVGLIAGITALRLVNSLLPEELQGLHGLERLLPDDVTLPYELSAPFDYDAERSELRRIARRYTLGPTTRSLVEETERRGIPTLRLDDHSLVQLGYGAYGQRIRASITGNTSFIATETASDKALTKRLLDRAGLPVPRGAVVRSAEEAVRAAGRIGFPVVTKPLDGNHGRGVSLDLLDAAQVQAGFEQAQAHSRAVIVEQQFTGNDHRVLVVGGQVVAVAERIPAHVVGDGEHTIAELVERVNADPRRGDGHEQVMTRIQIDAHVLGLLQRQSLTPQSVPAAGQTIFLRDTANLSTGGTAVDRTDVIHPDNATIARRAAQVIGLDVAGIDLISPDIRRSLHETGGGIVEVNAAPGFRMHLQPSEGQARNVAVPVIDMLFPANRPSRIPIIAITGTNGKSTTARMVAHIFKHAGKVVGLTTSSGIYVRGERIKRGDTTGPKSARVVLSDPEVEVAVLETARGGILREGLGFDRCDVGAVLNVREDHLGLGGIDTLEQLAFAKSLVVEVVAKNGVSVLNADDPLTVKMQAKAGGRVTWFSMRGVSGGDAALQQHIEEGGAAVVCEATMLGDELVLYRAGHRSPVIRAREIPATLGGYAQVNVANALAATAIAVGAGVELSVIRAALGGFTTSFEHSPGRLNLYEGHEFRVLLDYAHNTDGLAALAGLVAHLRPQKGRVIGVFGVAGDRRDQDIAQMGRLLSGMFDELIVREDRNSRGRPAGEGSKLIIESAGAAGLAPERIQSIPDERTAIETALHLARPGDLLVLLPDEVEAAWEQIRAFDASLHPARELEESRG, encoded by the coding sequence ATGTTGCGCTTCATGCTCGATCTGAAGGAGCTGGAAGCGTATCCGACCAGCCGCCTGCCGGGGTTTACCGAGCGCATCATCGAGCTGCTGCCGACCCTGCAGAGTCATGGCTGCTCGTACGGCGAGCCGGGCGGCCTGATCCGGCGGATGCAACAGGGCACCTGGCTCGGCCACGTCACCGAACATGTTGCGCTGGAACTCCAGTCGCTGGCAGGCACCCCCGTGACCTACGGCAAGACGCGCAGCGTCAGAGGGCGGCCCGGCGTCTACAACGTCATCTACCGCTACCAAGAGGAACGGGTGGGATTGATCGCCGGGATCACGGCGCTGCGGCTGGTAAACAGTCTGCTTCCGGAAGAACTCCAGGGCTTGCACGGCCTGGAACGGCTGCTGCCCGACGACGTCACCCTCCCCTACGAGCTGAGCGCTCCCTTCGACTATGACGCAGAGCGCAGCGAACTTCGCCGCATCGCACGGCGCTACACCCTGGGGCCGACGACCCGCTCCCTGGTCGAGGAAACCGAGCGGCGCGGCATTCCGACGCTGCGGCTCGACGACCACAGCCTGGTACAGCTCGGCTACGGAGCCTACGGCCAGCGCATCCGGGCAAGCATCACCGGCAACACCTCGTTCATCGCCACCGAGACGGCCAGCGATAAGGCCCTGACCAAACGCCTGCTCGACCGGGCCGGGCTGCCGGTGCCGAGGGGAGCCGTGGTTCGCAGCGCCGAGGAAGCGGTGCGCGCCGCCGGGCGCATCGGCTTTCCGGTGGTGACCAAGCCGCTGGACGGCAATCATGGGCGCGGCGTGTCGCTGGATCTGCTGGACGCGGCGCAGGTGCAGGCAGGCTTCGAGCAGGCGCAGGCGCACAGCCGCGCCGTGATCGTGGAGCAGCAGTTCACCGGCAACGATCACCGCGTGCTCGTCGTGGGCGGGCAGGTGGTGGCGGTGGCCGAACGCATTCCGGCGCATGTGGTCGGAGACGGTGAGCACACCATCGCCGAGCTGGTCGAGCGAGTCAATGCCGATCCCAGGCGCGGTGACGGACACGAACAGGTCATGACACGCATCCAGATTGATGCCCACGTCCTCGGCCTGCTTCAGCGGCAATCCCTGACGCCGCAGAGCGTTCCCGCAGCAGGTCAGACCATCTTTTTGCGCGACACTGCCAACCTTTCGACGGGCGGCACGGCGGTTGACCGCACCGACGTGATTCACCCCGACAATGCCACCATTGCCCGCCGGGCCGCGCAGGTGATCGGTCTGGATGTCGCGGGCATCGACCTGATCTCGCCCGACATCCGCCGTTCGCTGCACGAAACCGGGGGCGGCATCGTCGAGGTCAACGCGGCTCCCGGTTTCCGCATGCACCTGCAACCGTCTGAAGGGCAGGCCCGCAACGTGGCGGTGCCGGTCATCGACATGCTCTTTCCGGCGAACCGGCCCTCGCGCATTCCGATCATCGCGATCACCGGGACCAACGGCAAGAGCACGACCGCCCGCATGGTGGCGCATATCTTCAAGCACGCCGGAAAGGTGGTCGGCCTGACGACATCCAGCGGCATCTACGTGCGGGGCGAGCGCATCAAGCGGGGTGACACCACCGGGCCGAAAAGTGCGCGGGTGGTACTGAGCGACCCGGAAGTCGAAGTCGCGGTGCTGGAAACCGCGCGCGGCGGCATTCTGCGCGAAGGACTGGGCTTCGACCGCTGCGACGTCGGCGCGGTGCTGAATGTCCGTGAGGATCACCTGGGGCTGGGCGGCATCGACACGCTGGAGCAACTGGCCTTCGCCAAGTCGCTGGTGGTCGAGGTGGTCGCGAAGAACGGCGTGAGCGTCCTGAACGCCGATGATCCGCTGACGGTGAAGATGCAGGCCAAAGCGGGAGGTCGCGTGACCTGGTTCTCGATGCGCGGGGTGTCGGGCGGCGATGCGGCCCTGCAGCAGCACATCGAAGAGGGTGGCGCGGCGGTGGTCTGTGAGGCGACCATGCTGGGCGATGAACTGGTGTTGTACCGGGCAGGGCACCGCTCTCCAGTCATCCGGGCGCGCGAGATTCCGGCCACCCTCGGCGGATACGCGCAGGTCAATGTCGCCAATGCGCTGGCGGCCACGGCCATCGCGGTGGGGGCCGGCGTGGAACTGTCGGTCATCCGCGCTGCGCTGGGCGGCTTCACCACATCGTTCGAGCACAGCCCGGGGCGGCTCAATCTGTACGAAGGCCATGAGTTCCGGGTGCTGCTCGACTACGCCCACAACACCGACGGTCTGGCTGCACTCGCCGGGCTGGTCGCGCATCTGCGCCCCCAGAAGGGCCGGGTGATCGGCGTGTTCGGCGTGGCAGGCGACCGGCGCGATCAGGACATCGCCCAGATGGGGCGACTGCTTTCCGGCATGTTCGACGAGCTGATCGTGCGGGAGGACAGGAACAGCCGGGGCCGCCCGGCGGGAGAAGGCTCGAAGCTGATCATCGAAAGTGCTGGCGCTGCCGGGCTCGCTCCGGAACGCATCCAGTCGATTCCCGACGAACGCACCGCCATCGAAACGGCCCTGCACCTGGCGCGTCCGGGCGATCTGCTGGTGCTGCTGCCCGATGAAGTCGAGGCCGCCTGGGAGCAGATTCGGGCCTTCGACGCTTCGCTGCACCCTGCCCGGGAGCTGGAGGAAAGCCGTGGCTGA
- a CDS encoding isoaspartyl peptidase/L-asparaginase family protein yields MAEPIPWALVVHGGAKAIEAAQEEANRVGCLEALAAGRSVLEQGGSAVAAVEAAIRVLEADPTFNAGTGAVTNDEGECELDAALMDGQTLAIGAVAGLRGVPHPISVARRMLPEDEILLIAQGAARFAAEHGFPVAAKGAPETPGPDSRHDTVGCVALDTQGHLAAGTSTGGLSGQRAGRVGDSPLPGCGFYADDQQGAAALSGDGEQIARVLLASQALRLAAQAGPDQGVEAALSSMRERVGSEAGIILLSPVGEIGWGHTSRDFACAWQTSGTPAVVQLQKSRGNDV; encoded by the coding sequence GTGGCTGAGCCGATCCCCTGGGCGCTGGTGGTACATGGCGGGGCCAAAGCCATCGAAGCCGCGCAGGAGGAGGCCAACCGTGTGGGCTGCCTGGAGGCGCTCGCTGCTGGACGAAGCGTGCTGGAGCAGGGGGGCAGCGCGGTGGCGGCGGTGGAAGCGGCGATCCGGGTGCTGGAAGCGGATCCCACCTTCAACGCCGGAACGGGGGCTGTGACCAACGATGAGGGTGAGTGCGAACTCGACGCTGCGCTGATGGACGGCCAGACGCTCGCCATCGGGGCGGTCGCGGGTCTGCGGGGTGTGCCGCACCCGATCAGCGTCGCCCGCCGCATGCTGCCCGAGGATGAGATTCTGCTGATCGCGCAGGGAGCGGCACGCTTTGCCGCCGAACACGGTTTTCCGGTGGCCGCGAAGGGCGCGCCGGAAACGCCCGGTCCCGACAGTCGGCATGACACCGTGGGCTGCGTCGCGCTGGACACCCAGGGGCACCTCGCCGCCGGAACGTCCACCGGGGGGCTGTCGGGGCAGCGGGCCGGGCGCGTGGGCGATTCGCCGTTGCCGGGCTGCGGCTTCTACGCCGACGACCAGCAGGGCGCGGCGGCGCTCTCGGGCGACGGCGAGCAGATCGCCCGCGTGCTGCTGGCGTCTCAGGCGCTGCGCCTCGCGGCTCAGGCTGGCCCCGACCAGGGAGTAGAGGCGGCGCTTTCCAGCATGCGGGAACGTGTCGGCAGCGAGGCGGGCATCATCCTGCTCAGCCCGGTAGGTGAGATCGGCTGGGGGCATACCAGCCGTGATTTCGCGTGTGCGTGGCAGACCTCCGGCACGCCTGCGGTGGTACAGCTCCAGAAAAGCAGAGGAAACGATGTCTGA
- a CDS encoding cyanophycinase yields the protein MSEKNGSTKTQAGQPRRAGGTLIIIGGHEDKEGERVILKEVARQLGGGPLAVTTVASHAPEGYYDAYVRAFADLEVELTDELYVTDRAETLQPGKLRSLERARGVFFSGGDQLRITSQIGDTPVERRIREIYEAGGVICGTSAGASAMCETMLVYGRSDTSHRAGDLNMAPGLGLIGGVIIDQHFAERGRMGRLLGAVAQNPRVLGIGIDEDTAIVVQGRAFRVIGSGAVYVVDGSEISHSNIAEARQSEVFSVFDARLHVLSSGQGFDLTTRRPRPATQEQDNGACAESEAQTA from the coding sequence ATGTCTGAAAAGAATGGATCGACGAAAACGCAGGCCGGACAGCCGCGCCGTGCGGGCGGCACCCTGATCATCATCGGGGGCCACGAGGACAAGGAGGGAGAGCGCGTCATCCTGAAGGAGGTCGCCCGGCAGCTCGGCGGCGGCCCGTTAGCCGTCACGACCGTCGCGTCGCATGCTCCGGAAGGGTACTACGACGCGTATGTCCGGGCCTTTGCCGATCTGGAAGTCGAGCTGACAGATGAGCTGTACGTCACCGACCGCGCCGAGACGCTGCAACCCGGCAAGCTGCGGAGCCTGGAAAGGGCGCGGGGCGTCTTCTTTAGCGGCGGCGATCAGCTGCGGATCACCAGCCAGATTGGAGATACGCCGGTCGAGCGCCGGATCAGAGAAATCTACGAGGCGGGCGGCGTGATCTGCGGCACGTCTGCCGGAGCCTCGGCGATGTGCGAAACCATGCTGGTTTACGGGCGCAGCGACACCTCTCACCGGGCCGGTGATCTGAACATGGCACCCGGCCTGGGACTGATCGGGGGCGTCATCATCGATCAGCACTTCGCTGAGCGGGGCCGGATGGGACGGCTGCTGGGCGCGGTGGCGCAGAATCCGCGTGTCCTGGGCATCGGCATCGACGAGGACACCGCCATCGTGGTCCAGGGCCGCGCGTTCCGGGTGATCGGCAGCGGGGCCGTGTACGTCGTGGACGGCAGTGAGATCAGCCACTCCAATATCGCAGAGGCCCGGCAGAGCGAGGTGTTTTCGGTCTTCGATGCCCGGCTGCATGTGCTCAGCAGCGGCCAGGGCTTCGACCTGACCACCCGCCGCCCCCGGCCTGCCACGCAGGAGCAGGACAACGGAGCGTGCGCCGAAAGCGAGGCGCAGACGGCATGA
- a CDS encoding Mur ligase family protein, with translation MNARPSEETAAQPPSAQGRPIRVLDHAVYRGPNIYTLGKAVRLTLDLGPEERWTAAERASVIDRLRTTFPAWEMPLTETLPIDQVVLQVILAVQQAGDTEGPEQTGLTAAVRGQPGAYHLLYSYDQEGAALLAGVIALRLIDSALRPDWQGIRGLRHLAPLTGDAQAFEFPAALEGLRQLIRQTALDPVTQALVNAAEALGIPVTRLGESPLVQLGQGKYSRQVGSGLTDRTSALALETASHPERLRRLLERVGVPVPAFEVVTSVSAAQAAAAALGGAVVTRPLKRSGGLGVRLNLRTPEQVREGFEQAAPFSGEILIEPHISGRTYRLLVVGGEVVTVTLRRPELPGTDDTSPLPDVHPENLSVARTAALALGLDVAAVDMVLPDIARSVRLGGGVVAVKGLPDIELRPASQAIFGAERDPASDVLRQLYPPGMPSRVPVLAVTGTNGKSTTARMAAHILSSAGYTAGLTTTSGVYVAGERIAVGDATGPHSARMVLHHPEVTAAVLETARGGLLREGLGFTFCDAGAVLNVQEDHLGLRGVDTLEDLAWVKSLIVRVVRPGGLSVLNADDPLTLRMAAGAPGPVALFSVQGDSPGEAVRQHRAAGGLTLLREASASGDVIALYRGAARGPDGHRRGARDPRRPGPVQRLERDGGVRPVSGCGHRPGEHPRGSGVLHDLLRAESGPHERVQ, from the coding sequence ATGAACGCTCGTCCATCGGAGGAAACGGCGGCACAGCCGCCCAGCGCCCAGGGCCGACCGATCCGCGTGCTCGATCACGCGGTCTACCGGGGGCCGAACATCTACACGCTTGGGAAGGCGGTGCGCCTGACGCTCGATCTGGGGCCGGAAGAACGCTGGACTGCCGCTGAGCGGGCGTCCGTGATCGACCGGCTGAGAACGACGTTCCCGGCCTGGGAGATGCCGCTGACAGAGACGCTGCCGATCGATCAGGTAGTCTTGCAGGTGATTCTCGCCGTGCAGCAGGCGGGCGATACCGAGGGGCCGGAGCAGACAGGGCTGACCGCCGCCGTCCGGGGCCAGCCAGGGGCGTATCACCTGCTTTACAGCTACGATCAGGAAGGGGCCGCGCTGCTTGCGGGCGTGATCGCGCTGCGCCTGATCGACTCGGCGCTGCGGCCCGACTGGCAGGGCATTCGTGGCCTGCGCCACCTGGCTCCTCTGACCGGGGACGCCCAGGCCTTCGAGTTTCCGGCGGCTCTCGAAGGCCTGCGCCAGTTGATCCGCCAGACTGCCCTCGATCCCGTGACCCAGGCGCTGGTGAACGCCGCCGAGGCGCTGGGCATCCCCGTGACCCGGCTCGGCGAATCCCCGCTGGTGCAGCTTGGGCAGGGGAAGTACAGCAGGCAGGTGGGAAGCGGCCTGACCGACCGGACCTCTGCGCTCGCGCTGGAGACGGCCTCGCACCCGGAACGGCTGCGGCGTCTGCTGGAGCGGGTGGGCGTGCCGGTTCCGGCCTTCGAGGTGGTGACTTCGGTGTCGGCGGCGCAGGCCGCAGCCGCTGCACTGGGCGGGGCCGTCGTCACCAGACCGCTGAAGCGCTCGGGCGGCCTGGGCGTGCGCCTGAACCTCAGGACGCCGGAGCAGGTGCGTGAGGGCTTTGAACAGGCTGCGCCGTTCAGCGGAGAGATCCTGATCGAGCCGCACATTTCAGGCAGAACGTACCGGCTGCTGGTGGTCGGCGGCGAGGTCGTCACCGTGACGCTGCGCCGACCCGAGCTGCCTGGTACCGACGACACGTCTCCCCTTCCGGACGTTCACCCGGAAAACCTCTCGGTGGCGCGCACTGCTGCCCTGGCGCTGGGCCTCGATGTGGCAGCCGTCGATATGGTCCTGCCCGATATCGCCCGGAGTGTGCGCCTCGGCGGAGGGGTGGTGGCGGTCAAGGGCCTGCCGGATATCGAGCTGCGACCGGCGTCCCAGGCGATCTTCGGAGCGGAGCGCGATCCCGCCAGCGACGTGCTGCGGCAGCTCTACCCTCCTGGCATGCCCAGCCGCGTCCCGGTGCTTGCAGTGACCGGAACGAACGGCAAGAGCACGACGGCACGCATGGCCGCACACATCCTGAGCAGCGCGGGCTACACTGCCGGGCTGACCACCACCAGCGGCGTGTATGTGGCCGGGGAGCGGATCGCGGTAGGCGACGCGACCGGCCCGCACAGCGCCCGCATGGTGCTGCATCACCCGGAAGTCACAGCGGCGGTGCTGGAAACGGCGCGCGGGGGGCTGCTCCGCGAGGGGCTGGGCTTCACGTTCTGCGACGCCGGAGCGGTGCTCAACGTTCAGGAAGACCATCTGGGGCTGCGCGGCGTAGACACCCTCGAAGACCTGGCCTGGGTGAAGTCGTTGATCGTGCGGGTGGTGCGGCCCGGCGGCCTGAGCGTCCTGAACGCCGATGATCCGCTGACCCTTCGTATGGCGGCAGGCGCACCGGGGCCGGTGGCTCTCTTCAGCGTGCAGGGCGATTCCCCCGGCGAGGCGGTCAGGCAGCACCGTGCAGCAGGCGGCCTGACGCTGCTGCGCGAGGCGAGCGCATCGGGTGACGTGATCGCCCTCTACCGGGGGGCAGCGCGAGGTCCTGATGGCCACCGCCGAGGTGCCCGCGACCCTCGGCGGCCTGGCCCTGTTCAACGTCTCGAACGCGATGGCGGCGTGCGCCCTGTGTCTGGCTGTGGGCACCGACCTGGAGAGCATCCGCGCGGGTCTGGCGTCCTTCACGACCTCCTTCGAGCAGAATCCGGGCCGCATGAACGTGTTCAGTAG
- a CDS encoding glutamate ligase domain-containing protein, with product MNVFSSHPFQVIVDYAHNPAGLTAQRGALHQMRAPGARLIGMVSVPGDRRDQDIREVGAAAAQTYDELYLREAADGRGRPLGEVTRLMQEGALQTGFAPERIHCVLAEHQAVEAALRAARPGDLVVLMPTDVEGVWRQVQTFVP from the coding sequence ATGAACGTGTTCAGTAGTCATCCCTTTCAGGTGATCGTCGATTACGCCCACAATCCTGCCGGCTTGACGGCCCAGCGGGGCGCATTGCACCAGATGCGTGCGCCCGGAGCGCGCCTGATCGGTATGGTCAGCGTGCCCGGGGATCGCCGTGACCAGGACATCCGCGAGGTGGGGGCGGCAGCGGCCCAGACCTACGACGAACTGTACCTGCGCGAGGCGGCAGACGGGCGCGGCAGACCCCTGGGCGAGGTGACGCGTCTGATGCAGGAAGGCGCGCTCCAGACCGGCTTCGCGCCGGAGCGCATCCACTGTGTCCTCGCCGAACACCAGGCGGTCGAGGCGGCGCTGAGGGCAGCCCGACCCGGCGACCTGGTGGTTCTGATGCCGACGGACGTGGAGGGTGTGTGGCGGCAGGTGCAGACCTTCGTGCCGTGA
- a CDS encoding DNA-3-methyladenine glycosylase, producing MVTAQRTRRSCAELSLKIVEAYLGAHDLASHSSRDRTPRTPTMFGPPGYAYVSLIYGHCLNEVTEPEGHGSSVLIRAVEPTSNINGNTRGPGRLCRALHLDRRLNGHNLLSADLLISPAPEPAPFRIVHTPRVGMDRSGEWAKAEL from the coding sequence GTGGTGACAGCTCAGCGCACGAGAAGATCGTGCGCTGAGCTGTCACTAAAAATTGTCGAAGCGTACCTGGGCGCACACGACCTTGCTTCTCATTCCTCCCGTGACCGGACACCTCGCACCCCGACCATGTTCGGTCCGCCCGGATACGCCTACGTCTCCCTCATCTACGGTCATTGCCTGAACGAGGTGACGGAACCGGAAGGTCACGGCTCATCCGTCCTGATCCGCGCCGTGGAGCCAACCTCGAACATCAACGGGAACACCCGTGGGCCTGGACGTCTCTGCCGAGCACTGCATCTTGACCGTCGCCTGAATGGACACAACCTGCTCAGCGCCGACCTGTTGATCTCGCCCGCCCCGGAGCCAGCGCCCTTCAGGATCGTTCACACGCCACGTGTCGGGATGGACCGCTCTGGCGAGTGGGCGAAGGCCGAGCTGTGA
- a CDS encoding C1 family peptidase, translating to MKRLLLLVAVLLSACGGPASTPGTNADLLTETNAWTGDIPADAQMVTPEEFRAGLANGSLVLTPTSTLETQRVAREKQYQDDLSFLSALPDKSPYLQELLAEAAGTPHVDEDRPVKVAGGQSVLLMSLATQLRNAVDTEQRSQSVDNALGDYTQSYELLPEGLRAGAASPDSLRGKSLAEVRAALSALNAQLSSVPGLDGTRLDTQAGAGSLPTTLSSQAVNAGNGTDNDGPCTPTGLVKRYWFPLKNFVSPIKNQGNRGTCWAFTAIGALESRERVQNNNPADLSEQFLVNKVKQDWDSSDDEDGYLSDKALDTAVSKGQLIPSESAWTYNPANMRKYPKYDNTCTDYSGDCSATAHESRRTCTVFIFKFCSYTKVNFAGPGVSASRTTLLWKNGKAFDLNLYRLRMAQGYTLLADFPVFVGVQDRAAGGVVSDYSQTKIDAAGKEVAGSYGGHAVQLVGFLSNDDMAQFGNPAKVGGGGYFILKNSWGCLSGDGGYYYVPADYVQKYFGSLRTLNFDARRSGQWTQEQQIPGGTEAPVIIIKNPVATADVQAETDLAQFFTVTHPVASVVNLTVTSSVDGPLYNGPWNIASGGFGGPELKRTFTTTGTRTISLLVKYGSSQASAHFTVDVVNAPPRVILNYTGNPYQATPYSISATITDTNEGSATDFCVNTTWQVDTPDVLREINGCQVEVTFGTTGKRQVRVSTHDRLGATTNETLTLNVLPAQANPYPKITYSGVYDRDAPRYDVPGCTTTPVIQGDTLNLTWPRISCSGAEAGPTVYYGKAILENPQNEALAYAWTLYVSGSSGEYVLERSTEAIFNLFNASGQSPITTPCRITLTVSPPDPSRSKSLTVWNGKCTYNYGTILK from the coding sequence ATGAAGCGTCTGCTGCTGCTCGTCGCCGTGCTGCTGTCGGCCTGCGGGGGGCCTGCCTCCACCCCTGGGACGAACGCTGATCTCCTCACCGAAACGAACGCCTGGACGGGCGACATTCCCGCTGACGCCCAGATGGTGACGCCCGAAGAGTTCAGGGCAGGCCTCGCCAATGGGAGCCTTGTCCTCACGCCGACATCCACCCTTGAGACGCAACGGGTCGCCCGCGAAAAGCAGTACCAGGACGATCTGTCGTTCCTTTCGGCTCTGCCGGACAAGAGTCCCTATCTTCAGGAGTTGCTCGCGGAAGCCGCTGGTACGCCCCACGTGGACGAAGACCGCCCCGTCAAGGTGGCCGGTGGTCAGAGTGTGCTGCTGATGTCGCTGGCGACCCAGCTCCGCAATGCGGTCGACACGGAACAGCGCTCTCAGAGCGTAGACAATGCGCTGGGCGACTACACCCAGAGCTACGAACTGTTGCCGGAAGGTCTGAGGGCAGGAGCGGCGTCGCCGGACAGTCTCCGGGGTAAGTCACTGGCGGAGGTGAGGGCGGCGCTCAGTGCCTTGAACGCGCAGCTCTCGAGTGTGCCGGGGCTGGATGGCACCCGCTTGGACACGCAGGCGGGTGCAGGCTCCCTTCCCACAACTCTCTCGAGTCAGGCGGTGAACGCAGGCAACGGCACCGACAACGACGGGCCGTGTACACCGACGGGACTGGTCAAGCGATACTGGTTCCCGCTCAAGAACTTCGTATCGCCCATCAAAAATCAGGGCAACCGGGGCACCTGCTGGGCCTTCACCGCAATCGGAGCGCTCGAGAGCCGGGAGCGCGTGCAGAACAATAACCCGGCCGACCTGTCCGAGCAGTTTCTGGTCAACAAAGTAAAGCAGGACTGGGATTCGAGCGACGACGAAGACGGGTACCTGTCCGACAAAGCGCTCGACACCGCCGTGAGCAAAGGGCAACTGATCCCTTCCGAAAGCGCCTGGACCTACAACCCGGCAAACATGCGAAAGTATCCCAAGTACGACAATACCTGCACCGACTACAGCGGAGACTGCTCTGCGACCGCACACGAGAGCAGGCGCACCTGCACCGTCTTCATCTTCAAGTTCTGTTCCTACACCAAGGTGAATTTTGCAGGCCCTGGGGTCAGTGCGAGCAGGACCACGCTGCTGTGGAAGAACGGAAAAGCATTTGATCTGAACCTCTACCGCCTCCGTATGGCTCAGGGCTACACCCTTCTGGCCGACTTCCCGGTCTTCGTAGGTGTGCAGGACCGGGCAGCAGGCGGGGTAGTCAGCGACTACAGCCAGACCAAGATCGACGCTGCTGGCAAGGAAGTGGCCGGTTCCTACGGTGGGCACGCAGTGCAACTCGTGGGCTTCCTTTCCAACGACGACATGGCCCAGTTCGGCAACCCCGCGAAGGTGGGCGGCGGCGGCTACTTCATTCTCAAGAACTCCTGGGGCTGTCTGAGCGGTGACGGCGGCTATTACTACGTCCCTGCCGACTATGTTCAGAAATACTTCGGTTCGCTGAGGACCCTGAATTTCGATGCTCGCCGCTCGGGCCAGTGGACCCAGGAGCAGCAGATTCCTGGCGGCACCGAGGCACCTGTCATCATCATCAAAAACCCTGTGGCAACAGCAGATGTGCAGGCCGAGACGGATCTGGCCCAGTTCTTTACGGTGACACACCCGGTCGCCAGCGTCGTGAACTTGACCGTGACCTCGAGTGTGGACGGTCCTCTGTATAACGGCCCCTGGAACATCGCATCCGGCGGGTTCGGCGGTCCGGAACTCAAACGAACCTTTACCACCACCGGCACCCGGACGATCTCTCTGCTGGTCAAATATGGTTCGAGCCAAGCGAGCGCACATTTCACGGTCGACGTGGTGAATGCTCCACCCAGGGTGATCCTCAACTACACCGGTAACCCGTATCAGGCCACACCCTATTCCATCTCCGCCACCATCACCGATACCAACGAGGGCAGCGCCACCGACTTCTGTGTCAACACCACCTGGCAGGTGGACACCCCCGATGTCCTGCGCGAGATCAACGGATGTCAGGTGGAAGTGACGTTCGGTACAACTGGCAAGAGGCAGGTTCGGGTTTCCACCCATGATCGCCTGGGGGCCACCACCAACGAGACCCTGACGCTCAATGTGCTGCCGGCACAGGCCAATCCGTACCCCAAAATCACCTATTCCGGGGTCTACGACCGCGATGCTCCGAGGTATGACGTTCCTGGCTGCACCACCACGCCCGTCATTCAGGGAGACACGCTCAATCTGACCTGGCCGCGCATCTCGTGCAGCGGAGCTGAGGCTGGACCGACCGTCTACTATGGCAAGGCCATCCTGGAAAACCCGCAGAACGAGGCCCTGGCGTACGCTTGGACGCTCTACGTGAGCGGCAGTTCGGGCGAGTACGTGTTGGAAAGGTCGACCGAGGCCATCTTCAATCTGTTTAATGCTTCGGGTCAGAGTCCCATCACCACGCCCTGCCGCATCACCCTGACCGTAAGTCCTCCCGATCCCAGCCGCAGCAAGAGCCTGACGGTCTGGAACGGAAAATGCACGTACAACTACGGAACCATTCTCAAGTAG